GCCTTTTCAATTATCTTGCAGTCCACGCCGCTGCAGGCCAAAGCGCGCCGCCTGAGTCAGCAGGCCACGCACTGCTGCCTGGGCAAAATCATCGAACATGAAGCGGCCCGCTGCTGCCAGCGCGAGGCCTGGCTCTGCCTGCGGGAAGCCGCCAGGCTGTCGCAGGAGATGTTGGGCCGCAGACTTGAAGCCGGACCGGCCCCGGTCTGCAAACAGTTTCAACAGAATCCGACCTGCATCAAGCAGGCCTGCCCGCTGTTTCCCCGCCCGCTGCCGCGACCGGCCTAAAAAAGACAAACCCGACGGCGGGGGGTCAGGGACGATCTTAAGGCTGCAAACCAACCGTAATTATAACGCTTCAGCCAACCGAATATTCTGTTTTTTCGCGTCGCCATACATGCAGAAAGCAACGACGCTGAACCTTACTCGCAATTTCGCCGAGACCAAGACCATGTCCGTTCCGCCGTCCTGCCGCCGCTGTCGTCATTACTATATCACTCACGTTCCCCGCCAGCCCCATGGTTGCAAGGCCTACGCCTTTAAAAGCCGCTCCAACCCGGCCCAATTTGTTTTAAACTCATCCGGCCGGCCCTGCCTGCTCTTTGCGCCCAAGAAATAACGCCTTGCCTCAAACCTTGGTCACCAGAATATCCTCCAGCATCAGATACTGAAGATCGCAGCCGTAAAACATATTGAGGGCGTCGGTCGGAGAGCAGATCATCGGTTCGCCCCGGCGGTTCAGAGAGGTATTGAGCACCACCGGCACCCCGCGCAACCTTTCGAGTTCTTCAATCAAGGCATAGTAACGCGGATTGGTACGGCGCTCGACAATCTGAGCCCGGGCCGTGCCGTCCTCATGGACGACCTCGGGAATCTTTGCCTTCCAGGATTCGGCCACGGTGAAAGCGAAGGTCATGTAAGGCGCGGGATGATCGGTTTGCAGAATCTCGGCCGCCACCCGATCCAGCAGGCTCGGGCAGAAAGGACGCCAGCGCTCCCGGTATTTAATCTGGGCATTGATGGTATCGGCCACCCCGGGATGACTGGGATCCCCTAAAATACTGCGGTTGCCCAAAGCCCTGGGGCCGAATTCCATGCGGCCCTGAAACCAGGCCAGGGGATGGCCTTCAGCCAGAATGCGAGCCCCGGCCGCCGGCGCGTCCGCGACCTTTTGCCAGCATGGTTTTTGAGGATGGCTGCGACAGGCATCCCGGCATTGTTCCGAGGTATAGGCCGGACCGAGATAAACATGTTCGAGTTTTTTGACTCGAACTCCCTTTCCCTGGCTGACAAAAGAAGCCGCCCCCAGCGCGGTGCCGGCGTCACTGGCGGCGGGCTGAACGAAAAGCTCCTTGAGCCCGGGCAGCGCCAGCAGCCGCTGATTGAGCTTGACATTGAGCGCCACCCCGCCGGCAAAGCAAAGCCGCCCGGTTTCCCGAATGATGTCGCCGAGGTAGGTTTCGACCATGTGCAACGAAGTTTCTTCCAGCAGTTTCTGCATCGCGGCGGCGTAATCGACATAAGGGTCGTCAATCTCGTCGCCTTCCCGTTTCGGTCCCAGCCAACGCAGCAGCTTGGGACTGAAATAGTAACTCTGCCGCCGATCCTTATAACGTCTGAGCCCGACGACATTGACCAACTCGGTATTAACCGTAAAAGTCTTTCCATCCCAGTGCCAGAGTCGCGAAAAGTCATATTTGTCCGGGTCGCCGTAGGGAGCCATGCCCATGACCTTGAATTCGCCGTCAAGCATTTCAAAACCCAGATACTGGGTCAGGGCACCGTAAACCCCGCCCAATGAATCCGGATCATAAAACTCCTTGATTTTATGAATAACGCCGTTTTCGCCGTAACCGAAAAAGGTGGTCGCGTATTCGCCCTTGCCGTCGATTCCCAGAATTGCGCATTTGTCGGTAAACCCGCTGAAATGGTAGGCGCTGGAGGCATGGGCGAGATGGTGCTCAACCGGGACAAAGGGGGTTTTTTGAATATCGATGCCGAGCTCGACCATCAGTTGCATGATTTTGCGCCGGTTGCGACGGAAATGGCGATTGCCGTTGCACAGCGCATCCAAGGCCCGATCCGGAGCATACCAATAGCGCCGGGCGAAATGAAAACGACCGGGGTTGCTGAAAAGGCCCATCTCGGCAAAGGGAAAGGCGACATAATCGATCTCCTCCGGCTTGACTCCGGCGAACTCAAGACAGAAACGGGCGGCGTGATAAGGCCATTTTTTCTTGGCATGCTTGTCGCGAAGAAAGCGCTCTTCCTCGGCCGCCGCGACAAGCTCGCCGTCAACCAGCAAGGCGGCTGATGGATCATGGGTTAAAGCCCCGGAAAGTCCCAGTACTATCATCAGATCAGATTCCCACCACGGTCCGCCTTCGGCGGCCGGCATTTTTATACTATCACGAAAAGAAAACCCGCAACCGAAAGGTCTTCATCAGTCAATGGTCAGGGTTATGGCCTTTTGAGACCGGCCAGAATTTCTGTAAACTCATTTTGCAATTCCGGACGATCCCGCCAATTGGCAAGCAAGCGGCGATAGTCTCGGGACACGGCGGCGAAAAATTTCCGGCCCGGCCGTTTCCAGGAACGCATGGCGTCAAGGTCAAGCAGATAAAGACGCCCATCCCGGCCACAGATGAAATTGGTCGCCTTGCAATCACCATGACTGAGGTTCAGCTCAAGCAGGCGCTGAAACAGCCGGGCAAAAGCCTGAAGCCAGGCCTTTTTTTCCGACCCGGTGCCTTGAGGATCGCCCAGCAGGGTCAAAGCATCCCGCCCGGGCACGTACCGACTGATAAAATACGCGGTCGAACGCAGACCGCAAACCCTCTTTTCCAGCAGGGCCACGGGTTCGGGCACGGCCAGGCCCCACCATTGCAGACGCTGGGCGTT
This genomic window from Pseudomonadota bacterium contains:
- a CDS encoding uracil-DNA glycosylase, translating into MSVPPSCRRCRHYYITHVPRQPHGCKAYAFKSRSNPAQFVLNSSGRPCLLFAPKK
- a CDS encoding carbamoyltransferase, whose product is MIVLGLSGALTHDPSAALLVDGELVAAAEEERFLRDKHAKKKWPYHAARFCLEFAGVKPEEIDYVAFPFAEMGLFSNPGRFHFARRYWYAPDRALDALCNGNRHFRRNRRKIMQLMVELGIDIQKTPFVPVEHHLAHASSAYHFSGFTDKCAILGIDGKGEYATTFFGYGENGVIHKIKEFYDPDSLGGVYGALTQYLGFEMLDGEFKVMGMAPYGDPDKYDFSRLWHWDGKTFTVNTELVNVVGLRRYKDRRQSYYFSPKLLRWLGPKREGDEIDDPYVDYAAAMQKLLEETSLHMVETYLGDIIRETGRLCFAGGVALNVKLNQRLLALPGLKELFVQPAASDAGTALGAASFVSQGKGVRVKKLEHVYLGPAYTSEQCRDACRSHPQKPCWQKVADAPAAGARILAEGHPLAWFQGRMEFGPRALGNRSILGDPSHPGVADTINAQIKYRERWRPFCPSLLDRVAAEILQTDHPAPYMTFAFTVAESWKAKIPEVVHEDGTARAQIVERRTNPRYYALIEELERLRGVPVVLNTSLNRRGEPMICSPTDALNMFYGCDLQYLMLEDILVTKV